A portion of the Paenibacillus hamazuiensis genome contains these proteins:
- a CDS encoding TetR/AcrR family transcriptional regulator, with protein MARSKEFEENAVLEKAMKLFWEQGYEKTSMNDLVEHMGIHRRSLYDTFTDKHTLFLKAMDRFEDRITARLTAGVRQSETASQALRFVFDFIIHGEEDAPPGCMFVNSAVELGIRDADVDAKAMKAFTRTEQMLAEIVSWGQQTGEFTKRYEAKELAEYLQNTLTGLRVMVRTSAPKEKLRRIAELSMHTLKA; from the coding sequence ATGGCCAGAAGCAAAGAATTCGAAGAAAACGCCGTTCTGGAGAAGGCCATGAAGCTGTTTTGGGAGCAAGGGTATGAGAAAACCTCGATGAACGATCTGGTCGAACATATGGGGATTCATCGAAGAAGTCTCTACGATACCTTTACCGATAAACACACCTTGTTCCTTAAAGCGATGGATCGATTCGAAGACCGGATCACCGCCAGATTGACGGCAGGGGTCAGGCAATCCGAGACGGCCTCGCAGGCGCTCCGGTTTGTTTTCGACTTCATCATCCATGGCGAGGAAGATGCGCCGCCCGGCTGTATGTTTGTGAATTCAGCCGTCGAATTGGGGATTCGGGATGCCGACGTCGACGCGAAAGCGATGAAGGCTTTTACTAGAACGGAACAGATGCTTGCAGAAATCGTATCGTGGGGGCAGCAAACGGGAGAGTTCACGAAGCGGTACGAGGCGAAGGAGTTGGCCGAGTATCTTCAAAATACCTTAACGGGACTCCGGGTCATGGTTCGGACTTCGGCTCCGAAAGAAAAACTGCGGCGGATTGCCGAATTATCGATGCATACTTTAAAGGCATAA
- a CDS encoding aldo/keto reductase produces MSSSISVRPLGQTGLLVSPICVGGAPLGDMPETFAYSAPEENALATIRAAFSSPINFLDTAAAYGDGESERRIGKVIKEMGGLPPGFVLATKADRCLKTGDFSGEQIKRSIEGSLLRLGLDRLQYVYIHDPEHTTFENVMGPGGPLEVLKNFKDQGVIEHIGMSGGPVDMLIRYVETGEFSAVETHNRYTLLNRSAEPLLDVANRLGVAVINAAPYGSGMLAKGPDAYARYAYSDAPPLLLERARAIAKVCQEYEVPLAAAALQFSMRDPRVTSTVVGMTKPERIAQTLELAAHPIPSELWPKLDAIGFDTEDPEANRFK; encoded by the coding sequence ATGTCTTCTTCTATTTCCGTTCGGCCGCTGGGCCAAACCGGGCTGTTGGTGTCGCCGATTTGTGTGGGCGGCGCCCCCCTCGGCGATATGCCCGAAACTTTCGCTTACAGCGCGCCGGAAGAAAACGCTTTAGCGACCATTCGCGCCGCTTTCTCAAGCCCGATCAACTTCCTCGATACGGCTGCGGCCTACGGCGATGGAGAAAGCGAGCGTCGGATCGGCAAGGTCATTAAGGAGATGGGCGGACTCCCCCCGGGTTTCGTGCTTGCCACCAAAGCGGACCGCTGCTTAAAAACCGGAGATTTCAGCGGCGAGCAAATCAAACGCTCCATCGAAGGAAGTCTTCTCCGCTTGGGGCTGGATCGCCTGCAGTATGTATACATACACGATCCGGAACATACGACCTTTGAAAACGTGATGGGTCCGGGTGGACCGCTTGAAGTGCTGAAAAACTTCAAGGATCAGGGAGTCATCGAACACATCGGCATGTCCGGCGGTCCGGTCGATATGCTCATTCGTTATGTGGAAACGGGGGAGTTCAGCGCCGTGGAGACGCATAACCGTTACACGCTGCTCAATCGGTCGGCCGAGCCTTTGCTGGATGTGGCAAATCGATTGGGAGTTGCGGTGATCAATGCAGCGCCCTACGGCAGCGGCATGCTGGCCAAAGGTCCGGATGCCTACGCCCGCTATGCTTATAGCGATGCGCCACCGCTCTTGCTCGAACGCGCCCGGGCCATCGCCAAAGTTTGCCAGGAATACGAAGTGCCTCTTGCTGCGGCGGCCCTTCAATTTTCCATGCGCGACCCTCGCGTTACCAGTACGGTCGTCGGCATGACCAAGCCGGAGCGGATCGCCCAGACGCTGGAGCTCGCCGCTCACCCGATCCCTTCCGAGCTTTGGCCCAAGCTGGACGCCATCGGATTCGATACGGAAGATCCCGAGGCGAATAGATTTAAATAA
- a CDS encoding DUF5050 domain-containing protein, which yields MLKSHLSKLALSAVLCALPLVPAVGPTKSAHAAASFVSVKLPDFPVTLNGNRVDSTDRLYPLIVYKDVTYVPMTWSDSRMMGLTADWSADQGLVIGQAAVTSSYASYAGQQKNASSLQASVAQGPIQVNGHPVDNTKEMYPILSFRDVTYFPLTWKFAHDEFGWSYQWDNRGGLSVSSNNPRVENVDLPADAVNGSDDIALFHQYYYFVQHTSSGSHIYRVSETDTSKSELVRSVTGTSFISFYVSNDTLRAKYHVGGATMGHFEDIRIEPPGPAEDSAEPPAHDTVQVSMTPPPSGGNLFLIRAGQPQSSPVRIGDPDLIYGWHLEFSPNGGKSGSGADTGTLVGNRVFVLASPSNGQNPNRIYSVDTETNETVKVVDTSVSYFKMIDNKLFYVKDSDHQLYSADIDGTNEAKLSATAPVSWFQGLQGSVFYTVTKSNGLKELHQLPPNDNDKLLSEEDFKDVVILQNKLVATLPEGSDYGIVVFDHSGKPELKVADHAEGVKVFSNRLILTSRTDHTVKRISGLFGSP from the coding sequence GTGTTGAAGAGCCATTTGTCAAAACTTGCATTGTCGGCAGTTTTATGCGCGCTGCCTTTAGTGCCGGCTGTGGGACCGACGAAGTCTGCCCATGCCGCAGCTTCGTTTGTTTCCGTTAAACTGCCGGACTTCCCGGTCACGTTAAACGGTAATCGGGTTGACAGCACGGATCGGTTGTACCCTCTGATCGTGTACAAAGATGTCACCTATGTGCCGATGACCTGGTCGGACAGCCGTATGATGGGCCTGACGGCCGATTGGTCGGCGGATCAAGGGCTGGTGATCGGGCAGGCAGCGGTCACATCCTCGTACGCATCTTACGCCGGTCAGCAAAAGAACGCTTCAAGCCTCCAGGCGTCAGTAGCGCAAGGTCCCATTCAAGTTAACGGTCATCCGGTGGATAACACCAAGGAGATGTACCCGATCTTGAGCTTCCGGGACGTGACCTATTTTCCACTGACCTGGAAATTCGCTCATGATGAGTTCGGGTGGAGTTATCAGTGGGACAATCGGGGCGGTCTTTCCGTTTCCTCCAACAATCCGCGGGTAGAAAACGTCGATCTGCCCGCCGATGCCGTAAACGGTTCGGACGATATCGCACTGTTTCACCAGTATTATTATTTTGTACAGCACACTTCTTCAGGCTCTCATATTTACCGAGTATCCGAAACGGATACTTCGAAGTCGGAATTGGTACGTTCGGTTACGGGTACCAGCTTCATATCCTTTTATGTTTCCAACGATACATTGCGCGCAAAATACCATGTTGGCGGGGCCACTATGGGACATTTCGAGGACATTCGGATCGAACCGCCAGGCCCGGCGGAGGATAGCGCGGAGCCGCCTGCTCATGATACCGTTCAGGTTTCCATGACGCCGCCGCCTTCCGGCGGAAATTTATTTTTGATTCGGGCCGGTCAACCGCAAAGCAGCCCTGTTCGCATCGGCGATCCCGATTTGATCTACGGCTGGCATTTGGAGTTTTCGCCTAACGGGGGAAAAAGCGGCAGCGGTGCCGATACCGGAACGCTGGTCGGAAATCGGGTGTTTGTGCTGGCCTCCCCATCCAACGGTCAAAATCCGAACCGAATTTACAGCGTCGATACGGAGACCAACGAGACGGTCAAGGTCGTCGATACGTCGGTCAGCTATTTTAAAATGATCGATAATAAGCTGTTTTATGTCAAAGACTCGGACCATCAGTTATATTCCGCGGACATAGACGGAACAAACGAAGCGAAATTGTCTGCCACCGCCCCGGTATCCTGGTTCCAGGGTCTGCAAGGCAGCGTCTTTTATACCGTTACCAAATCAAACGGACTTAAGGAGCTGCACCAATTGCCCCCGAACGATAATGACAAGCTGCTGTCGGAAGAGGATTTCAAAGACGTCGTTATTTTGCAAAATAAATTGGTTGCCACACTTCCGGAGGGCTCGGATTACGGAATTGTAGTTTTCGACCATTCCGGAAAGCCGGAGTTGAAAGTCGCGGATCATGCCGAGGGAGTTAAAGTTTTTTCAAACCGGCTGATTCTGACTTCCCGGACAGACCATACGGTGAAGCGGATATCCGGCCTGTTCGGGTCTCCGTGA
- a CDS encoding DMT family transporter, with protein sequence MKKLTRIQSALLIVFLVVVWGVNWPLSKFALSFIPPVLFSGVRTLLGGILLLPVAFSRYGKLHFKSTWSFYLISALVNVILYYGLQTVGLKYLPSGLFSAIVFLQPVLVGIFSWMWLGESMNGLKIAGLILGFVGVGIICSGAGGLSGHISVTGILLALGSALSWALGTIYVKKIGHLVDPIWLVTLQLLEGGLFMTVLGSRVERWSDVHWEPAFIFSLLFISIFVIAMGWLVFYKLIDSGEASKVASYTFLIPLVAILTGTFFLGEPFTASLVAGLLLILASIYFVNRQPVAVSGGTME encoded by the coding sequence GTGAAAAAACTGACAAGGATACAATCCGCGCTGCTTATCGTATTTTTAGTTGTCGTTTGGGGAGTCAACTGGCCTTTATCCAAATTCGCATTGTCGTTTATACCGCCGGTTCTGTTCTCCGGGGTACGAACGCTGCTCGGAGGAATTTTGCTGCTGCCCGTTGCTTTTTCGCGGTACGGCAAACTGCATTTCAAGTCGACATGGTCTTTTTATCTCATTTCCGCTTTGGTTAATGTCATTTTGTACTACGGACTGCAAACCGTCGGGCTGAAATATTTGCCTTCCGGGCTTTTTTCGGCCATCGTTTTTCTTCAACCGGTGCTGGTCGGCATTTTTTCATGGATGTGGCTCGGAGAATCGATGAACGGGTTAAAAATCGCGGGGCTTATACTCGGCTTTGTCGGCGTGGGGATCATTTGCAGCGGCGCAGGGGGATTGTCCGGCCATATTTCCGTTACCGGCATTTTGCTCGCACTCGGATCGGCCTTGAGCTGGGCGCTCGGAACGATTTACGTCAAGAAAATAGGCCATCTCGTGGATCCTATATGGCTGGTGACGCTTCAATTGCTGGAAGGCGGCTTGTTTATGACGGTCTTGGGATCGCGCGTTGAACGCTGGTCCGACGTTCATTGGGAGCCTGCTTTCATTTTCAGCTTGTTATTTATATCGATTTTTGTCATTGCCATGGGATGGCTGGTGTTTTATAAGTTAATCGATTCGGGAGAGGCCAGCAAAGTGGCATCTTATACGTTCCTTATCCCCTTGGTGGCTATTTTGACCGGCACTTTTTTTCTGGGCGAGCCGTTTACCGCATCGCTTGTGGCAGGACTTCTTCTTATTTTGGCCAGCATTTATTTTGTGAATCGGCAGCCTGTGGCAGTGAGCGGCGGTACGATGGAGTGA
- a CDS encoding response regulator, producing MRSILLVDDEPHILEALQHHIGWAGLNLRVIGTAVSGTEAYKLCRELRPDLVMTDVYMPGMSGLELVQQLRAELPDIRIVILSGFEEFENARQAMRYGVDHFLLKPAGVKEIEAVLGEIMQDMDVAEQKKRLEERYKREVDRMLPYLREKLFYELLTTRYQQDELPNERLEYLEIEKPRRIVAVSLRITRPAFLTKLRERDWQLLRFGAGNIAEEMLRDELSGWPEIQGFVIDYSENVLVLLLFQREEADEPLYRAAEALSRKTTEKIMTYLKIEAIAGIGSIRSGICEVIDSYLESREALEAAEFQGAARVYSYREWSQLQSSADSYTPLLKMWNDVLPGKDMDKVEGKWAAIHAELQAKTQTTLTELQTFGVGLWSSMILFWNEQFPLTPPPYTMSQFLQDIHTRYTHNEFVKWLDELVNMWIQGCIKEFMGRKSNRLVEKIKEYVEMNYDQEISFAAISKELYVHPKYLSQLFKRVTGENFVNYLNRFRIRKAVEYLQSGQHMVYEVSEMVGFNNPAYFSQVFKIVTGKSPSEYMR from the coding sequence TTGAGGTCGATTTTGCTTGTGGACGACGAACCGCATATTTTGGAGGCGCTTCAGCATCACATCGGCTGGGCCGGGCTGAACCTGCGCGTGATCGGCACCGCCGTAAGCGGCACGGAGGCGTATAAGCTCTGCCGCGAGCTGAGACCGGATCTCGTCATGACGGATGTGTACATGCCCGGGATGAGCGGACTGGAGCTCGTGCAACAGCTGCGGGCCGAGCTTCCGGACATCCGGATCGTGATTTTAAGCGGCTTCGAGGAGTTTGAGAACGCCCGCCAGGCGATGCGCTACGGAGTCGACCATTTCCTGCTCAAGCCGGCCGGGGTGAAGGAGATCGAAGCCGTACTCGGCGAAATCATGCAGGATATGGACGTGGCTGAGCAAAAAAAGCGGCTGGAGGAGCGTTACAAACGCGAAGTCGACCGGATGCTGCCTTATTTGCGGGAGAAGCTGTTTTACGAGCTGCTGACGACGCGGTACCAGCAGGACGAGCTGCCGAATGAGCGGCTCGAATATTTGGAAATTGAAAAACCCCGGCGTATCGTCGCCGTCAGCCTGCGGATCACCCGTCCGGCATTTCTGACCAAGCTGCGGGAGAGGGACTGGCAGCTGCTGAGGTTCGGCGCCGGCAATATTGCGGAAGAAATGCTGCGCGACGAGCTCTCCGGCTGGCCGGAAATACAAGGATTTGTGATCGACTATTCGGAAAACGTGTTGGTGCTGCTGCTGTTCCAAAGGGAAGAAGCGGATGAGCCGCTTTACCGGGCGGCCGAAGCGCTTTCGCGGAAGACGACGGAAAAAATCATGACGTACCTCAAGATCGAAGCGATCGCGGGGATCGGTTCGATCCGCAGCGGCATTTGCGAGGTGATCGATTCGTATTTGGAAAGTCGCGAAGCGCTGGAGGCGGCCGAATTTCAAGGCGCCGCGCGGGTTTATTCGTACCGCGAGTGGAGTCAGCTTCAGTCGTCCGCGGACAGCTATACGCCGCTCCTCAAGATGTGGAACGATGTGCTGCCCGGCAAGGATATGGACAAGGTGGAGGGAAAATGGGCCGCAATTCATGCGGAATTGCAGGCGAAGACGCAAACGACGCTGACGGAGCTGCAAACATTTGGCGTCGGCTTGTGGAGCTCGATGATTTTATTCTGGAACGAACAGTTTCCGCTCACGCCGCCCCCGTATACGATGTCCCAGTTTTTGCAGGACATTCACACGCGCTATACGCATAACGAGTTCGTAAAGTGGCTGGACGAGCTGGTCAACATGTGGATTCAAGGCTGCATCAAGGAGTTTATGGGCCGTAAAAGCAACCGTCTGGTGGAAAAGATCAAGGAGTACGTCGAGATGAACTACGATCAGGAAATCAGCTTTGCCGCCATTTCCAAAGAACTGTACGTACATCCGAAATATTTGAGCCAGCTGTTCAAGAGGGTGACCGGCGAAAACTTCGTCAACTATTTGAACCGTTTCCGCATCCGCAAAGCGGTCGAGTATTTGCAATCGGGGCAGCACATGGTGTATGAGGTCAGCGAAATGGTCGGCTTCAACAACCCGGCCTACTTCAGCCAGGTGTTCAAAATCGTCACCGGCAAAAGCCCGTCGGAGTACATGAGATAG
- a CDS encoding sensor histidine kinase, whose translation MNVRHFQRIPAFFRKSKLSTIMVACFIFLNLLFLTAIIWIAYNSFSAATFEEISRARLALLNESTKRGFDFNQQMTGTALTVVSNKDIVDRLAAPANSSFDIITKRREISDLLHHFMVITAGISSIEIYTDRFNEVPYTATDLVYPIAQIQNEEWFGSLGKADAIWVPIKGNASPDSLIGYVQHIFNGKGETIGYVFVRMSKDDVLRKFADVPLVLEGQVLLVDAGGHIVLTVNGTGSGEEGAAADEEWIRERSASLSDGVHIYRKGARSYLVLFSKPSTLQWRLVQMIPTDILLAGVRKVGGVVLGIGGLILLVSALFAFLFVRNMITPLRRLMMEMKKLERGDFAAHATSSFTEEYGQLSVSFNHMVARLRELMDSVKKESKAKRDAETSLLEAQIKPHFLYNTLDMIHWRALDYKAEDISLMTMKLGKMLRIGLSGGKLFIRVRDELEHACCYISIQQERLPFPIDYKHHVEPRVRSYYIPKVILQPIIENSVIHGKSPGTAEQLRIRLEIREVHGDFDARTLEMKLTDNGRGLPAGWDLQQATGIGLRNVQKRIELYCGPRYGLRVAGREDGPGVEVTIRLPVIETEEQLKRLLDGEDS comes from the coding sequence ATGAATGTACGCCATTTTCAGCGAATTCCGGCATTTTTTCGCAAAAGCAAACTATCCACGATCATGGTAGCTTGCTTTATTTTTTTAAACCTGCTGTTTCTGACCGCGATCATATGGATCGCCTACAACTCCTTTTCCGCAGCGACCTTTGAGGAGATCAGCAGGGCCCGGCTCGCGCTGCTGAACGAAAGCACGAAGCGCGGCTTCGATTTCAACCAGCAGATGACCGGCACCGCTTTAACGGTGGTCAGCAACAAGGATATCGTCGATCGGCTGGCCGCTCCGGCGAACTCAAGCTTCGACATCATTACCAAACGGCGCGAAATTTCCGACCTGCTCCATCACTTTATGGTCATTACTGCGGGAATCAGCTCGATCGAAATTTATACGGACCGTTTTAACGAAGTGCCTTACACGGCCACCGATCTGGTGTATCCGATCGCGCAAATCCAAAACGAAGAATGGTTCGGCTCCTTGGGCAAAGCCGACGCCATTTGGGTTCCGATCAAGGGGAACGCTTCCCCGGACTCGCTGATCGGCTATGTGCAGCATATTTTCAACGGCAAAGGTGAAACGATCGGCTACGTGTTTGTGCGCATGTCCAAGGACGACGTGCTGCGCAAATTCGCCGACGTGCCGCTTGTGCTGGAGGGACAAGTGCTGCTTGTCGATGCCGGAGGCCATATTGTGCTTACGGTTAACGGAACGGGGAGCGGCGAAGAAGGGGCTGCTGCGGACGAGGAATGGATTCGCGAGCGTTCTGCCAGCCTGAGCGACGGGGTCCACATCTATCGCAAAGGCGCGCGTTCCTATCTCGTGTTGTTTTCCAAGCCGAGCACGCTGCAGTGGCGGCTCGTGCAGATGATTCCGACCGACATCCTGCTGGCCGGAGTCCGCAAAGTCGGCGGCGTCGTTTTGGGCATCGGAGGGCTCATTTTGCTGGTCTCGGCGTTGTTTGCCTTTCTGTTCGTGCGCAATATGATTACGCCTTTGCGGCGGCTGATGATGGAGATGAAGAAACTCGAGCGGGGCGATTTCGCCGCGCATGCGACAAGCTCGTTTACCGAGGAGTACGGGCAGCTCTCCGTAAGCTTCAATCATATGGTGGCAAGGCTGAGAGAGCTGATGGACAGCGTCAAAAAGGAGAGCAAGGCGAAGCGGGACGCCGAGACGAGCCTGCTGGAAGCACAGATCAAGCCGCATTTCCTGTACAACACGCTCGATATGATACATTGGCGCGCGCTGGATTACAAAGCCGAAGATATCAGCTTGATGACGATGAAGCTCGGAAAAATGCTGCGCATCGGACTGAGCGGCGGGAAGCTGTTTATCCGCGTCCGCGACGAGCTTGAGCACGCCTGCTGCTATATCAGCATCCAGCAGGAGCGGCTGCCGTTTCCGATCGATTACAAGCACCATGTCGAGCCCCGGGTAAGAAGCTACTACATTCCGAAGGTCATCCTGCAGCCGATCATTGAAAATTCCGTCATCCACGGAAAATCGCCCGGGACCGCCGAACAGCTTCGCATCCGGCTGGAGATCCGGGAAGTTCACGGCGATTTTGACGCGCGGACGCTCGAAATGAAGCTGACCGACAACGGCAGAGGGCTTCCCGCAGGCTGGGATTTGCAGCAGGCGACCGGCATCGGCCTACGCAACGTGCAGAAGCGGATCGAGCTGTACTGCGGGCCGCGGTACGGGCTGCGGGTGGCTGGCCGGGAGGACGGGCCCGGGGTGGAAGTGACGATCCGTCTGCCGGTGATCGAAACCGAAGAGCAGTTAAAACGATTGTTGGACGGTGAGGACAGTTGA
- a CDS encoding carbohydrate ABC transporter permease — MTYATGKTEWLRHSFVILLAFIMLYPVLWMLGSSFKPANMIFSEVWIWPSEWVFSNYAKGWAGTQGNTFALFLKNSALISIGAVIGNVVSCSMAAYAFARLDFRFRAIGFGLMLMTLMLPHHVTLIPQYILFHKLGWINTYYPLIVPKWLATDAFFVFLIVQFIRGVPRDLDEAATIDGCGPIRIYTSIIMPLALPALITTTIFTFLWTWDDFFSQLLYLSEVSKYTVPLGLRLFLDSSSQSDWGPMFAMSVLSLVPCFVIFIICQKYFVQGIATSGIKG; from the coding sequence ATGACCTACGCAACCGGAAAAACGGAATGGCTTCGCCACTCCTTTGTCATTCTACTGGCGTTTATCATGCTGTACCCTGTCTTATGGATGCTGGGCAGCTCGTTCAAGCCGGCCAATATGATTTTCTCCGAGGTGTGGATTTGGCCGAGCGAGTGGGTTTTTTCCAATTACGCGAAGGGTTGGGCGGGGACTCAGGGGAACACGTTTGCGCTGTTTTTGAAAAATTCCGCGCTCATCTCCATCGGCGCCGTCATCGGCAACGTCGTTTCCTGCTCAATGGCCGCATACGCCTTTGCCCGGCTCGATTTCCGGTTCCGCGCGATCGGTTTCGGGCTGATGCTGATGACCCTGATGCTGCCGCATCATGTGACGCTGATTCCGCAATATATTTTGTTTCACAAGCTGGGCTGGATCAACACGTATTATCCTTTGATCGTGCCCAAATGGCTCGCAACCGACGCGTTTTTCGTCTTCTTGATCGTGCAGTTTATTCGCGGCGTGCCGCGCGATCTGGATGAGGCGGCGACGATCGACGGCTGCGGTCCGATACGGATTTACACGAGCATCATCATGCCGCTCGCTTTGCCGGCGCTCATCACGACGACGATCTTCACCTTTCTGTGGACGTGGGACGATTTCTTCAGCCAGCTGCTCTATTTGAGTGAGGTGTCGAAATATACGGTGCCGCTCGGCCTCCGGCTGTTTCTCGACTCCAGCTCGCAATCCGACTGGGGGCCGATGTTCGCCATGTCGGTGCTGTCGCTCGTGCCTTGTTTTGTCATCTTTATCATCTGCCAAAAGTACTTTGTGCAGGGCATTGCCACCTCCGGCATAAAAGGATAA
- a CDS encoding carbohydrate ABC transporter permease — translation MSAQPGTVAGAQAVPAKKTKVRHKQNGAALFFLTPWLIGLVCLTLGPMAASLYFSFTDYSILSSPRWAGFANYVTMFTEDKLFLVSMKVTFLYVFVSVPLKLIFALAVAMLLDKGIRGLGFYRTIYYIPSLLGGSVAISMLWRKMLGGDGLVNHALAFIGIEAPDWVGNPKYALYSLVLLSVWQFGSSMIIFLAGLKQIPADYYEASSVDGAGKARQFFNITLPILSPVIFFNLVMQIITSFQSFTQSFIISNGTGGPVNSTLMYSLYLYKKGFAFFQMGYASAMAWVLVILIGLFTLLVFRTSKSWVHYEDGGK, via the coding sequence ATGAGTGCACAACCAGGTACTGTCGCGGGAGCGCAAGCGGTGCCCGCGAAGAAGACGAAAGTACGCCACAAGCAGAACGGCGCGGCTCTATTTTTTCTGACGCCGTGGCTGATCGGGCTTGTCTGTTTGACCTTGGGGCCGATGGCGGCGTCGCTGTATTTCTCCTTCACGGACTACAGCATCCTCTCGTCGCCGAGATGGGCCGGATTCGCGAATTATGTGACGATGTTCACGGAAGACAAGCTGTTTCTCGTATCGATGAAGGTGACGTTTCTTTATGTTTTCGTTTCCGTGCCGCTGAAGCTCATTTTCGCATTGGCCGTCGCGATGCTGCTCGATAAAGGGATTCGCGGTCTCGGCTTTTACCGGACGATTTATTACATCCCTTCGCTTCTGGGAGGAAGCGTGGCCATCTCGATGCTGTGGCGGAAAATGCTCGGCGGGGACGGACTCGTGAACCACGCGCTCGCTTTTATCGGCATTGAGGCCCCCGATTGGGTGGGCAATCCGAAATATGCGCTCTATTCGCTGGTGCTGCTGTCCGTCTGGCAGTTCGGTTCGTCGATGATCATCTTTTTGGCCGGCCTGAAGCAAATTCCAGCGGATTATTATGAAGCGTCCTCCGTGGACGGAGCGGGCAAAGCCCGCCAGTTTTTCAATATCACGCTGCCGATTTTATCTCCGGTCATTTTTTTCAATCTGGTCATGCAAATCATCACGTCGTTTCAATCGTTCACGCAGTCGTTCATCATCAGCAACGGCACGGGAGGACCGGTCAATTCCACGCTGATGTACTCGCTTTACTTGTATAAGAAGGGGTTCGCCTTTTTCCAAATGGGATATGCATCCGCGATGGCCTGGGTGCTCGTCATCTTGATCGGATTGTTTACGCTGCTGGTGTTCCGCACGAGCAAATCGTGGGTGCATTATGAGGATGGGGGGAAATAA
- a CDS encoding ABC transporter substrate-binding protein has protein sequence MNSRKRKAALGLIASALVFSGCASGGGTTASGGAAEKKPDAAAASSGGGDKKIELRMTWWGSQTRHDLTTKALKLFEQKHPNITIKAEYSGWDGYFDKLSTQVAGSNAPDLIQMDYAFLTEYAKRGALLDLGPYVQSKDLRTEDHDKSMIKAGSVDNKLYAITMGVNAPGIIYNASVFKELGIEEPKENWTWNDLADIATKISKAKGKGYYGMVDGSGTTNIFEIMVRQNDRTLFKDGKLGATKEDFQQWFKLWDDLRKSGGATTPEMTATMTNAQETRPIALGTGAMDFTWSNQMLAFKNAMKNKNDELKIQVIPHGAGEKKSGEYLKPSQFISGYAKTAHPKEVAMVIDFLINDPEATAILGAERGVPVNSKIRDQLKSSLSDLDKMVFGFIDTVSKNSSDIDPPYPQGYAEIDKNFKSSSEQIAFGQGKMDAVIDQFMTGSSQILSKAK, from the coding sequence ATGAATTCCAGAAAGAGAAAAGCGGCGCTCGGTTTGATCGCATCGGCGCTGGTGTTTAGCGGATGTGCTTCGGGGGGAGGAACGACCGCATCCGGCGGAGCGGCCGAGAAGAAGCCCGATGCAGCGGCGGCCAGCAGTGGCGGCGGAGATAAAAAGATCGAGCTGCGCATGACCTGGTGGGGTTCGCAAACCCGCCACGACCTGACGACCAAGGCGCTTAAGCTATTCGAGCAGAAACATCCGAATATTACGATCAAGGCGGAATATTCCGGTTGGGACGGCTACTTCGACAAGCTGTCCACCCAGGTGGCAGGCTCCAACGCCCCCGATTTGATCCAGATGGATTACGCTTTCCTGACCGAATACGCCAAACGGGGGGCGCTGCTCGATTTGGGGCCTTATGTGCAGAGCAAGGATCTGAGAACCGAAGATCATGACAAAAGCATGATCAAAGCCGGTTCCGTCGATAACAAGCTGTACGCCATTACGATGGGCGTGAACGCCCCCGGCATCATTTATAATGCATCGGTGTTCAAGGAGCTCGGCATCGAGGAGCCGAAGGAGAACTGGACGTGGAACGACCTTGCCGACATCGCCACCAAAATATCCAAGGCGAAGGGAAAAGGGTATTACGGTATGGTCGACGGCTCCGGGACGACGAATATTTTCGAAATCATGGTCCGCCAAAACGACCGCACTTTGTTCAAGGACGGCAAGCTCGGCGCAACGAAGGAAGATTTCCAGCAATGGTTCAAGCTGTGGGACGACCTGCGCAAAAGCGGAGGAGCGACGACCCCGGAAATGACGGCGACGATGACGAACGCGCAGGAAACAAGACCGATCGCTCTCGGAACGGGAGCTATGGATTTCACCTGGTCCAACCAGATGCTGGCCTTTAAAAACGCGATGAAAAACAAAAACGACGAGCTGAAAATTCAAGTCATCCCGCACGGCGCCGGCGAAAAGAAAAGCGGGGAATATTTGAAGCCGAGCCAATTTATTTCCGGTTATGCCAAGACGGCTCATCCGAAGGAAGTGGCTATGGTGATCGATTTCCTCATCAACGATCCCGAAGCGACCGCCATTCTCGGAGCGGAGCGCGGAGTGCCGGTCAATTCGAAAATACGCGATCAGTTGAAAAGCTCGCTCAGCGATTTGGACAAGATGGTGTTCGGCTTCATCGACACCGTGTCCAAGAACTCCAGCGATATCGATCCCCCTTACCCGCAGGGCTATGCGGAAATCGACAAAAACTTCAAATCGTCGAGCGAGCAGATCGCTTTCGGACAAGGCAAAATGGATGCGGTGATCGACCAGTTTATGACCGGTTCGAGCCAAATTTTAAGCAAAGCGAAGTAA